Proteins from a genomic interval of Rhizobium rhododendri:
- a CDS encoding response regulator, translating to MTFQDQAHILIVEDDTEIAGMLVELACANGYKATSADSGADMDRLLARYKYDLIVLDAMLPGEDGFSICRRLRSSGTIPIIMLTALQEDIDRILGLELGADDYVTKPFNSRELIARIKSILRRASYVREQDGGLAALTFSGWRIDPNSRQLHDAEGAQVSMTTAEFDLLLAFCQNPNKILTREQLLSMTHAGTAGPIERSIDAHISRVRQKIEPNLKEPTFIKTVRLGGYMFAAKVERIL from the coding sequence ATGACATTTCAAGACCAAGCTCACATCCTCATCGTTGAAGATGACACCGAAATCGCCGGAATGCTGGTCGAGCTGGCCTGCGCCAATGGCTACAAGGCGACGTCGGCCGACAGCGGTGCGGACATGGACCGCCTTCTGGCGCGCTACAAATACGATCTGATCGTTCTGGATGCGATGCTCCCTGGAGAAGACGGCTTCAGCATTTGCAGAAGGCTGCGCTCCTCCGGCACCATCCCAATCATTATGCTGACGGCGCTCCAGGAGGATATCGATCGTATTCTCGGCCTCGAGCTGGGAGCCGACGACTACGTCACCAAACCGTTTAACTCGCGCGAACTCATTGCCCGCATCAAGAGCATACTGCGTCGGGCTTCCTATGTGCGTGAACAGGATGGCGGGCTCGCTGCCCTGACATTTTCCGGCTGGCGTATAGATCCAAACAGTCGCCAGCTGCACGACGCCGAGGGCGCGCAGGTGTCGATGACGACTGCCGAATTCGACCTGCTACTGGCCTTCTGCCAAAATCCCAACAAGATCCTGACGCGGGAACAATTGCTGTCGATGACCCATGCGGGCACTGCGGGACCGATCGAGCGCAGTATAGACGCGCACATCAGTCGGGTTCGCCAGAAGATCGAGCCGAACCTCAAGGAGCCGACGTTTATCAAGACGGTCCGGCTCGGCGGCTACATGTTTGCCGCAAAAGTGGAGCGGATATTGTGA
- a CDS encoding outer membrane protein, which translates to MHIKSFVFAIIAISSAAPAMAADLSVVPEAAPAAYSAYDWSGFYIGAQGGYSWNQTTVLGTKEDLDNGSAGIHAGYNFQSGSIVYGIENDFNYNFAKDKDTDLEWDASGRGRIGYALDRTLIFATAGVAATSGKLDLPAIRKKDDILIGWTAGGGVEHAITDNILVRGEYRYSDFGKKDFGAGVGDFGATQNKVLIGASYKF; encoded by the coding sequence GTGCACATCAAGTCATTCGTATTTGCCATTATTGCCATTTCGTCGGCAGCACCCGCAATGGCAGCGGACCTTTCCGTTGTTCCGGAGGCAGCGCCTGCTGCTTATTCAGCCTATGACTGGTCAGGTTTCTACATCGGTGCCCAGGGCGGCTATAGCTGGAATCAAACCACCGTTCTCGGCACCAAGGAAGATCTGGACAACGGCTCCGCAGGCATTCACGCCGGCTACAACTTCCAGTCGGGCAGCATCGTCTACGGCATTGAGAACGACTTCAACTACAACTTCGCCAAAGACAAGGACACCGACCTTGAATGGGACGCGTCCGGCCGTGGTCGTATCGGTTATGCCCTCGACCGTACGCTGATCTTCGCAACTGCCGGCGTCGCGGCGACAAGCGGCAAGCTGGACCTGCCCGCTATACGCAAGAAAGACGACATCCTCATTGGATGGACTGCGGGTGGCGGTGTCGAACACGCTATCACCGACAACATCCTGGTTCGTGGCGAATATCGCTATTCGGATTTCGGCAAGAAGGATTTCGGCGCCGGCGTCGGCGATTTTGGCGCCACCCAGAACAAGGTCCTGATCGGCGCCAGCTACAAGTTCTAG
- a CDS encoding plasmid pRiA4b ORF-3 family protein, which translates to MAGPLVRLKITLDDVDPLVMRRVVVPFRIRLDRLHEVLQEAFGWTNSHLYEFRIRDIGFGVPDGGFDGPIDARKETLLAAIEDIGAKSFKYLYDFGDGWTHTVKIEKVLPATAGFGDPFLLDVVGRCPPEDVGGPWGYEEFREAIADTNHERHHELVEWWGDAHYDPGDVDAANLRKNVEALAAKWKRRSRKKS; encoded by the coding sequence ATGGCAGGTCCTCTCGTTCGCTTAAAGATCACGCTCGATGACGTTGATCCCTTGGTGATGCGGCGCGTTGTCGTCCCATTCCGCATTCGGCTTGACCGGCTTCATGAGGTTCTTCAAGAGGCTTTCGGCTGGACCAACAGCCATCTGTATGAGTTCAGGATCCGTGACATCGGGTTCGGCGTGCCTGATGGCGGCTTTGATGGTCCCATCGATGCACGCAAAGAAACGCTTCTTGCTGCCATCGAAGATATCGGCGCGAAATCATTCAAGTATCTCTATGACTTCGGCGACGGCTGGACGCACACCGTGAAAATCGAAAAGGTTTTACCGGCGACCGCCGGCTTCGGCGATCCCTTCCTGCTTGACGTTGTCGGACGATGTCCACCGGAGGATGTCGGCGGTCCGTGGGGTTATGAAGAGTTCCGCGAGGCCATTGCGGACACCAACCATGAGCGTCACCACGAACTTGTGGAATGGTGGGGCGATGCGCACTACGATCCTGGCGATGTCGACGCCGCCAATCTCCGCAAAAACGTCGAGGCCTTAGCTGCAAAATGGAAGCGCCGATCGCGAAAGAAAAGCTGA
- the tnpC gene encoding IS66 family transposase, translating into METGSGNHRDHAAALEAELAIARSERATALAELAVAKAKEADDQAIILRQKVYIEKLQRELRGQKSERTARLIAQMELMLEDAEAAATEDELAAEMAVAAAAAIAVTGFTRKRPVKKPFPEHLPRERVVVPGPVACSCCGGERLRKLGEDITETMESVPRSWKVIQTVREKFTCRDCEKISQAPAPFHVIPRGWAGPSLLAMMLCDKFGQHIPLNRQVERFALEGVPVSLSTAADAIGACCQVLAPLVRRIESHTFASERIHGDDTTVPVLALGKTVTGRIWSYVKDDAPFGGTAPPSAMFYYSRDRAGEHPQAHLANYSGILQADAYTGYGQLYLPDRSPGPIHEAACWAHARRPFFAQADLEANARRKAQGKNAAVISPVALNMVQRIDALFEIERHINGRTADERKAIRQQLSKPLIDDMEIWIREHRARLSRDNDLAKAFDYMLNRWESFIRFLDDGRICLSNNCAERSLRGVALGRKAWLFAGSDRGGQRAAAMYSLIVTAKMNRIDPQAWLADVLARIADHPVSRLDELLPWNWRETTTSPLRQAA; encoded by the coding sequence ATGGAAACCGGCTCGGGAAATCACCGTGATCATGCTGCAGCCCTGGAAGCAGAGCTAGCGATTGCGCGGTCGGAACGGGCTACTGCTTTGGCCGAATTGGCTGTTGCCAAGGCCAAGGAGGCCGACGATCAGGCCATCATTCTTCGCCAGAAAGTCTATATCGAAAAGCTGCAACGGGAACTGCGCGGTCAGAAGTCGGAACGGACAGCGCGGCTGATCGCGCAGATGGAGCTGATGCTTGAGGACGCCGAAGCGGCGGCGACTGAAGATGAGCTTGCCGCCGAAATGGCCGTTGCTGCAGCTGCTGCGATTGCGGTCACCGGCTTTACGCGCAAGCGGCCCGTCAAGAAGCCTTTCCCGGAACATCTTCCGCGTGAGCGTGTCGTGGTGCCTGGTCCGGTTGCCTGCAGCTGCTGTGGCGGTGAACGGCTTCGCAAGCTCGGCGAAGACATCACCGAAACGATGGAGAGCGTACCGCGTAGCTGGAAGGTCATTCAGACGGTGCGGGAAAAGTTCACCTGCCGTGACTGCGAGAAGATCAGTCAGGCACCTGCACCCTTCCATGTCATACCGAGAGGATGGGCGGGTCCGAGCCTTTTGGCGATGATGCTCTGCGACAAGTTCGGCCAGCACATTCCCCTCAATCGCCAGGTCGAACGTTTTGCCCTGGAAGGTGTGCCAGTCAGTCTGTCGACAGCAGCAGACGCGATTGGCGCGTGCTGCCAGGTCCTTGCCCCGCTTGTGAGGCGGATTGAAAGCCATACGTTCGCGTCTGAACGGATCCACGGTGATGATACGACCGTGCCGGTTCTCGCTCTCGGCAAGACCGTCACCGGTCGGATATGGAGCTACGTCAAGGACGATGCTCCGTTTGGCGGAACGGCGCCTCCGTCGGCGATGTTCTATTATTCCCGGGACCGGGCCGGCGAACATCCACAGGCGCATCTGGCCAATTATAGCGGCATCCTTCAGGCGGATGCCTATACGGGCTATGGCCAGCTCTATCTTCCTGATCGAAGTCCGGGCCCGATTCATGAGGCGGCGTGTTGGGCGCATGCGAGGCGACCATTCTTTGCGCAAGCCGATTTGGAGGCCAACGCGCGCCGAAAAGCGCAGGGTAAAAATGCCGCCGTCATCTCGCCGGTCGCCTTGAACATGGTGCAGCGGATCGACGCACTGTTCGAAATCGAGCGCCATATCAATGGCCGTACGGCCGATGAGAGAAAAGCAATCCGCCAGCAGTTGTCAAAACCGCTGATCGACGACATGGAGATATGGATACGCGAACACCGCGCCAGGTTGTCGCGCGACAATGACTTGGCAAAGGCGTTTGACTACATGCTGAACCGCTGGGAATCCTTCATTCGTTTCCTCGACGACGGGCGCATTTGCCTGTCGAACAATTGTGCGGAGCGATCTCTGCGCGGTGTGGCGCTCGGTCGGAAAGCCTGGCTATTTGCCGGTTCCGATCGAGGGGGCCAGCGGGCGGCGGCCATGTACAGCCTGATCGTCACCGCGAAAATGAATCGCATTGACCCACAGGCCTGGCTTGCCGATGTCCTTGCCCGCATCGCCGACCATCCAGTCAGCCGTCTTGATGAGCTTCTCCCCTGGAATTGGCGGGAAACCACAACATCGCCACTGAGGCAGGCGGCCTGA
- the tnpB gene encoding IS66 family insertion sequence element accessory protein TnpB (TnpB, as the term is used for proteins encoded by IS66 family insertion elements, is considered an accessory protein, since TnpC, encoded by a neighboring gene, is a DDE family transposase.), with product MIPISSSVRVWIASGHCDMRKGMQGLALIVQEGLGRDPFKGDVFVFRGKSGRLIKALWHDGIGLSLYAKRLERGRFIWPATEGGAIALTAGQMSYLLEGIDWRNPQQTWRPTSAG from the coding sequence ATGATCCCGATCAGTTCGAGCGTGCGTGTTTGGATTGCGAGCGGCCATTGCGATATGCGCAAAGGGATGCAGGGTCTTGCTCTGATCGTGCAGGAAGGTCTGGGCCGTGATCCGTTCAAGGGGGACGTTTTTGTCTTCCGGGGGAAAAGTGGCCGGCTGATCAAGGCTCTTTGGCATGACGGAATTGGCCTTTCGCTATACGCAAAGCGGCTTGAGCGCGGCCGTTTCATTTGGCCGGCGACGGAGGGTGGAGCGATTGCGCTGACGGCTGGCCAGATGTCCTATCTGCTTGAGGGAATTGACTGGCGAAACCCGCAGCAGACATGGCGCCCGACGAGCGCGGGATAG
- the tnpA gene encoding IS66-like element accessory protein TnpA, translated as MAQAILLTGQERRRRWSPADRLEILEAAFAPGANVSEVARRFDVSTGLLYTWRRQALSAAVTDGPAFVPATVVGAAGGGDVVAATIAVDFANGTKVRISSGAPCDLAAAVMRALK; from the coding sequence ATGGCACAGGCCATTTTGCTGACGGGTCAAGAACGGCGTCGTCGTTGGTCACCGGCTGATCGGCTGGAAATTCTGGAGGCAGCATTCGCGCCGGGTGCAAATGTGTCGGAGGTAGCGCGTCGTTTTGATGTTTCGACGGGGCTGCTCTACACGTGGCGCCGCCAGGCGCTGTCGGCTGCGGTGACGGATGGTCCTGCCTTCGTGCCCGCGACGGTCGTGGGTGCCGCGGGCGGTGGCGATGTCGTTGCGGCGACGATCGCTGTGGACTTTGCGAACGGTACCAAGGTGAGGATTTCGTCCGGGGCACCTTGTGATCTTGCCGCAGCAGTAATGCGAGCGCTCAAATGA
- a CDS encoding extracellular catalytic domain type 1 short-chain-length polyhydroxyalkanoate depolymerase produces the protein MRSISDTIRRLRRYQASLVSSKPIATTLEKLESFGSNPGELQGWYQMPQKAHAAPALVVGLHACLQTAADYDRGSGWSELACRYGFAVLFPEQCSSNNATLCFNWFNPEDVTRDSGEVLSIRQMIASLITNHEVDAARVYVVGLSAGGAMANALLATYPEVFAGGAIISGLPYGVASTVPEAFDRMRGHELPSALALEGSIRTASSHQGPWPTLSVWHGTSDDTVVDANSFAIVEQWRNILEAEATTATEVEGHRRQSWLDASGRRVIDHYHIIGMGHGFPTETKSGYGQRAPLMLEMGISATVHTAWSWGLMTSFTPQTTVAKAEVVVIPQDGRTPPRACAIVNIFKRVLRAVGLIA, from the coding sequence ATGCGATCAATATCCGACACAATAAGGCGGCTGCGACGGTATCAAGCCTCTCTCGTGAGCAGCAAGCCGATAGCTACTACGCTTGAGAAACTTGAGTCGTTTGGAAGCAATCCCGGAGAGCTCCAAGGTTGGTATCAAATGCCGCAGAAGGCTCACGCGGCTCCCGCTCTCGTTGTTGGGCTACATGCTTGCTTACAGACGGCTGCGGATTACGATCGTGGATCGGGATGGTCGGAACTGGCGTGTCGCTACGGCTTTGCTGTTCTCTTCCCCGAGCAGTGCTCTTCCAATAACGCCACACTGTGTTTCAACTGGTTCAATCCGGAGGATGTTACCCGCGACAGCGGGGAAGTCCTCTCGATACGACAAATGATCGCCAGCCTGATTACAAATCATGAGGTTGACGCAGCACGAGTCTATGTGGTTGGACTGTCTGCAGGTGGAGCGATGGCAAATGCCTTGCTCGCAACCTATCCGGAGGTCTTTGCGGGAGGAGCAATAATATCAGGTCTTCCTTATGGTGTGGCATCGACTGTACCCGAGGCATTTGACCGCATGCGGGGCCATGAACTTCCCTCAGCGTTGGCCCTAGAAGGTAGCATTCGCACGGCGTCCTCCCATCAGGGGCCATGGCCGACGTTGTCGGTTTGGCATGGAACTAGCGATGATACAGTTGTAGACGCAAATTCTTTCGCTATCGTCGAACAGTGGCGAAATATCCTTGAGGCCGAAGCGACGACAGCGACAGAGGTGGAAGGTCACCGCCGGCAATCTTGGCTTGACGCGTCCGGGCGGCGCGTCATCGACCACTACCACATTATCGGGATGGGTCACGGGTTCCCGACCGAAACCAAGAGTGGCTACGGTCAGCGCGCGCCACTTATGCTCGAAATGGGAATTTCTGCGACTGTGCACACCGCTTGGAGTTGGGGTCTAATGACATCATTCACTCCACAAACAACAGTCGCTAAAGCAGAGGTTGTTGTCATTCCGCAGGACGGCAGAACGCCGCCTCGTGCATGCGCAATCGTTAATATCTTCAAACGGGTCCTCCGAGCAGTCGGACTAATTGCTTGA
- a CDS encoding TetR/AcrR family transcriptional regulator, with protein sequence MKQEKTTVQASGRWPAGEDPIKRKKILDGADQVFMRLGFDAASMDDVRRQAGVSKGTLYVYFDNKEELFSATIERQRATFIATMRMTLAEHGDVNGGLYDFGVTFVRHITDETVITALRTVLGVRDRMPSLCTRIFKGPENLRSVLQDFLLRHSKEGDLEIEDLELAAGQYLDLCSGSFFKLRLFGTMNAPPEDVEIERVIRGAVKTFLAAYGSKPT encoded by the coding sequence TTGAAACAAGAAAAGACTACGGTTCAAGCATCCGGACGCTGGCCGGCGGGTGAAGACCCTATTAAGCGTAAGAAAATTCTGGATGGAGCCGATCAAGTCTTCATGCGCCTTGGCTTCGACGCGGCGAGCATGGACGACGTAAGGCGCCAAGCAGGTGTCTCCAAAGGCACGTTGTATGTGTATTTTGATAACAAGGAAGAACTATTTTCCGCAACTATTGAAAGGCAACGAGCCACCTTCATTGCGACCATGCGGATGACTCTCGCAGAACATGGCGACGTAAATGGCGGCCTTTATGATTTCGGTGTGACCTTTGTAAGACACATAACGGATGAGACAGTGATAACAGCGTTGCGAACCGTACTTGGCGTGCGAGATCGAATGCCATCTCTTTGCACGCGTATATTCAAAGGACCCGAGAACCTACGCAGCGTTCTGCAGGATTTTCTGTTACGGCACTCCAAAGAAGGTGATCTCGAGATCGAAGATCTGGAGCTTGCTGCTGGTCAATACCTCGATCTGTGTAGTGGTAGCTTCTTCAAACTCCGTCTATTCGGCACCATGAATGCGCCGCCTGAGGATGTCGAGATCGAGCGAGTGATCAGGGGCGCCGTGAAGACATTCCTTGCAGCTTACGGCTCGAAGCCCACGTAG
- a CDS encoding efflux RND transporter periplasmic adaptor subunit, translating to MHDVTKPLRLAFLACAILSLAACTEKEGEQKQAVELPLAVSIVEAKPETIPVISELPGRVSPMITADVRPRITGLVLRRIFEQGTNVTEGDLLYVIDPAPFQAKVDSAQATLDAALAARKLAGQKAERLTQLQQKGVASADDSETAVGQLAQSNADVSRAQADLRSAQLELQYTQIKAPITGNIGRALVTEGTLVSPTSDVMATIQQIDPIYADFTQPADTLILLRNAIRSGDLKEDAAGSVSIKLVTEQGRTYPHDGKLLFSEVSVNAQTGQLILRGEFPNPERNLLPGMFVRSNLQQGALEGAFAVPEQSVQRDTTGKPRLYIVNAQDKVEIREVTLGWIFEGRWVVIKGLLAGDKVIVEGFQKVTPGQAVKTEPWSKPSRADAPIKKEG from the coding sequence ATGCACGATGTGACAAAGCCCCTCCGTTTGGCCTTCTTGGCCTGTGCCATTCTATCGCTGGCAGCGTGTACAGAAAAAGAGGGAGAACAAAAGCAGGCTGTAGAACTGCCCCTCGCGGTTTCGATCGTGGAAGCCAAGCCTGAGACCATCCCCGTGATCAGCGAGCTACCGGGTCGGGTATCGCCGATGATCACAGCAGATGTCCGCCCGCGGATTACCGGTCTCGTGCTTCGACGTATCTTCGAGCAAGGGACAAATGTTACAGAAGGTGACCTGCTGTACGTCATCGACCCGGCGCCGTTTCAGGCGAAGGTGGATTCAGCGCAGGCCACGCTCGACGCAGCCCTCGCGGCCCGCAAGCTGGCAGGGCAAAAAGCCGAGAGGCTGACCCAGCTACAGCAGAAAGGTGTTGCCAGCGCTGACGACAGTGAAACTGCCGTAGGACAATTGGCACAAAGCAACGCTGACGTTTCTCGCGCCCAGGCTGACCTTCGATCGGCGCAATTAGAACTGCAGTATACACAAATCAAGGCTCCAATCACCGGCAACATCGGTCGAGCTTTGGTCACGGAGGGTACGTTAGTCAGCCCGACTTCGGATGTCATGGCGACAATCCAGCAAATCGATCCGATTTATGCGGACTTCACACAGCCGGCCGACACGTTAATCCTTCTGCGCAACGCTATCAGGAGCGGCGACCTCAAAGAAGATGCGGCAGGCAGCGTCAGCATTAAGCTGGTGACGGAGCAAGGGCGTACCTATCCGCATGACGGCAAACTCCTGTTTTCTGAGGTGAGCGTCAACGCGCAGACCGGCCAGCTAATCCTGCGTGGTGAGTTTCCTAACCCAGAGCGAAACCTGCTACCGGGCATGTTTGTTCGCTCAAACCTTCAACAAGGCGCTCTTGAAGGAGCGTTCGCCGTTCCCGAGCAGTCCGTCCAGCGCGACACCACCGGAAAGCCGCGGCTATATATCGTGAATGCGCAAGACAAGGTCGAAATCCGCGAGGTGACGCTTGGTTGGATCTTCGAGGGCCGCTGGGTGGTTATCAAGGGACTTTTGGCTGGAGACAAAGTCATTGTCGAAGGTTTCCAGAAGGTCACCCCCGGGCAGGCGGTTAAGACTGAACCATGGAGCAAGCCATCCAGGGCTGACGCCCCCATAAAAAAGGAGGGCTGA
- a CDS encoding efflux RND transporter permease subunit — protein MLAAFFIDRPVFAWVLSIGIILAGAISLTLLPISQYPNVAPPQITISATYPGASPEDTYEGVTRLVEEELNGIPGLLYYESTSNAQGGISITVTFAPGTAPETAAVEVQNRVRRVEARLPSSIVQQGISVDTAGGGILLLVALQSKRGTMDGIALGDYMSRNVANELRRVPGVGKVQLFGSERAMRVWLDPDKLLGLSLTPADVTNAIQAQNAKVAAGRLGAAPSQTDRRVTGSLLIKGQLTSPDEFGQIVLRADTDGSAVRLRDVARIEVGADSYATSVRIDGKAAAGASIELAPGGNALTTATAIKARLAQLASSLPEDIEYSVPYDTTPFVYISIEQVLMTLAEAMVLVFLVMFLFLQNIRYTIIPTIVVPVALLGACGVMYTLGFSINVLTMFGMVLAIGILVDDAIVVVENVERIMMEEGLHPREATKKAMTQITGAVIGITLVLTAVFVPMAFFPGAVGVIYKQFSLTMVSSILFSAFLALTLTPALCATFLKPVQKGEAHTKKGFFGWFNRAFDRGSNKYSGWVAGLLRRSGSTMLIYLAVAAATAWMFLQLPSSFLPDEDQGTLLAQIQGPADATAERTLGSIKLMENVVTSEPSVDRVVAISGFSFSGSGENAGLSFITLRDWSERTAEQSAQALSAKFNSGFRAIMDSTAYAMSPPAISGLGTSNGFAFRLQDRGNQGTEALNAARDQFMAEAAKSQILAGVMVEGLADAPQTVLTIDREKANTYGVTFADINKTISTSLGSSYVNDFPNAGRMQRVTVQADANKRSTIFDVMKLTVRNSNGGMVPISAFASYAFTRGTTQIVGYNGFPAVRLSGQAAAGFSSGEAITEVERIANTLPPGFGYEWSGQSLQEIQSGSQVPMLLGLSVILVFLCLAALYESWAIPLSVLLVIPLGVIGAVGAVMLRDMPNDIYFKVGLITIMGLSAKNAILIIEFAKDLRAKGKSTFDAAIEAAHLRFRPILMTSLAFALGVVPLAIATGAGSGSQAAIGTGVLGGMISATVLAIFFVPVFFAFVMKFSKDPSKHQSDEAPQIADK, from the coding sequence GTGCTCGCCGCATTCTTCATCGACCGCCCAGTTTTTGCGTGGGTGCTTTCCATCGGCATCATACTGGCTGGCGCAATTTCACTGACGTTGTTGCCGATCTCACAGTATCCGAATGTAGCGCCGCCGCAGATCACGATCTCCGCAACCTATCCCGGGGCCTCCCCCGAAGACACCTACGAGGGCGTAACACGTTTGGTGGAGGAGGAGCTCAACGGCATTCCCGGTCTTCTTTATTACGAATCCACGTCGAATGCCCAGGGCGGAATTAGCATAACCGTAACATTTGCGCCTGGAACGGCGCCGGAAACAGCCGCGGTTGAGGTCCAGAACCGGGTGCGCCGTGTAGAGGCTCGACTACCGTCCTCCATCGTTCAACAAGGGATCAGCGTGGACACCGCAGGTGGTGGCATTCTGCTTCTGGTCGCCTTGCAATCGAAGAGGGGTACAATGGACGGTATCGCGCTTGGTGACTACATGAGCCGCAACGTCGCCAATGAATTGCGGCGCGTTCCAGGTGTTGGCAAGGTGCAACTGTTTGGAAGTGAGCGCGCGATGAGGGTCTGGCTTGATCCGGACAAGCTACTCGGTCTCAGTTTAACACCAGCCGATGTTACAAATGCCATTCAAGCTCAAAACGCGAAGGTTGCGGCCGGCCGCCTCGGAGCAGCGCCCTCCCAGACGGACAGGCGCGTCACGGGATCCTTGCTCATCAAGGGCCAGTTGACGTCACCGGACGAGTTCGGTCAGATCGTATTGCGCGCTGATACCGACGGCTCCGCGGTACGTTTGCGTGACGTGGCGCGAATTGAAGTTGGCGCCGACAGCTATGCCACCTCGGTGCGGATCGACGGAAAAGCGGCTGCAGGCGCTTCGATTGAGCTTGCACCCGGCGGCAACGCGCTGACCACCGCTACCGCCATCAAAGCGCGGCTGGCGCAGCTGGCGTCCTCGCTTCCCGAAGACATCGAGTATTCGGTACCTTACGACACCACACCGTTCGTCTACATCTCTATTGAACAGGTGCTGATGACGCTTGCCGAGGCGATGGTCCTCGTCTTCCTCGTCATGTTCCTCTTCCTCCAGAATATCCGGTACACCATCATACCTACGATCGTCGTACCAGTCGCGCTTCTTGGTGCATGCGGCGTGATGTACACGCTCGGGTTCTCGATCAATGTGCTGACGATGTTCGGTATGGTTCTTGCGATCGGCATCCTCGTTGATGACGCGATCGTTGTCGTTGAGAATGTCGAGCGGATCATGATGGAGGAGGGGCTCCACCCAAGGGAAGCAACGAAGAAGGCGATGACTCAAATTACCGGGGCCGTGATTGGGATTACCTTGGTGTTGACTGCTGTCTTCGTGCCAATGGCCTTTTTTCCAGGCGCCGTTGGCGTAATCTACAAGCAGTTCTCGCTGACGATGGTATCGTCGATCCTCTTTTCGGCTTTCCTGGCCCTGACGCTTACACCAGCGCTTTGTGCGACGTTTCTAAAGCCTGTCCAGAAGGGCGAAGCTCATACCAAGAAAGGCTTCTTCGGTTGGTTTAATCGTGCTTTCGACAGAGGCTCCAACAAATATAGCGGTTGGGTCGCGGGCCTGCTCAGACGGTCGGGTAGTACCATGCTGATTTATCTCGCCGTCGCCGCTGCGACCGCCTGGATGTTCCTGCAACTGCCGTCTTCCTTCCTGCCGGACGAAGATCAGGGCACGCTGCTGGCCCAGATCCAGGGGCCGGCAGATGCTACGGCTGAGCGAACACTCGGCTCCATCAAGCTGATGGAGAATGTTGTGACGTCCGAACCATCCGTGGACCGCGTGGTCGCAATTAGCGGCTTCAGCTTCTCCGGGTCGGGCGAGAATGCCGGACTGTCTTTCATCACCCTGAGAGACTGGAGCGAGAGGACCGCGGAGCAGTCGGCACAGGCTCTATCGGCCAAGTTCAATTCCGGATTTCGGGCCATTATGGACTCGACAGCCTATGCAATGTCGCCGCCAGCTATTTCGGGTCTTGGCACATCGAATGGTTTTGCGTTCCGCCTTCAAGATCGTGGCAACCAGGGGACTGAAGCTTTGAATGCCGCGCGTGACCAATTCATGGCGGAAGCAGCCAAGAGCCAGATCCTCGCTGGCGTCATGGTCGAGGGCCTCGCCGATGCGCCGCAAACCGTACTGACTATCGATCGCGAGAAGGCAAACACCTATGGCGTCACATTCGCCGATATCAACAAGACGATCAGCACTAGTCTCGGCTCGTCCTATGTCAATGACTTCCCCAACGCGGGACGCATGCAGAGGGTCACCGTGCAGGCCGATGCGAACAAACGCAGCACGATCTTCGATGTGATGAAGTTGACGGTGAGAAATTCAAATGGAGGTATGGTGCCAATCTCAGCCTTTGCAAGCTACGCCTTTACGAGAGGCACGACGCAGATCGTCGGATACAACGGTTTCCCGGCCGTCCGTCTCAGTGGACAGGCGGCTGCAGGCTTTTCCTCCGGTGAGGCTATCACCGAGGTCGAACGGATTGCCAATACCCTGCCGCCGGGCTTCGGCTATGAGTGGAGTGGCCAGTCACTGCAGGAAATCCAATCCGGCTCTCAGGTCCCGATGTTGCTGGGCCTGTCCGTCATTCTGGTATTCCTTTGCCTTGCGGCGCTGTACGAAAGCTGGGCAATTCCGCTTTCGGTACTGCTTGTCATCCCGCTCGGCGTCATTGGCGCGGTCGGTGCGGTAATGCTGCGCGACATGCCGAACGACATCTACTTCAAGGTCGGCCTAATCACCATCATGGGGCTTTCCGCCAAGAACGCCATCCTGATCATCGAGTTCGCGAAGGATCTTCGGGCCAAGGGAAAGTCGACGTTCGACGCGGCAATAGAGGCGGCACATCTTCGTTTCCGGCCAATCCTGATGACCTCACTCGCCTTCGCTCTGGGGGTAGTGCCCTTGGCCATTGCCACAGGCGCGGGCTCCGGCAGCCAAGCTGCAATTGGGACCGGCGTCCTTGGCGGCATGATCTCCGCCACTGTCCTAGCAATCTTTTTCGTTCCGGTCTTTTTTGCCTTCGTCATGAAGTTCAGCAAGGATCCTTCTAAGCATCAATCGGACGAGGCGCCACAGATTGCTGATAAGTGA